A region of the Geomonas subterranea genome:
CATGTAGTTGGGGCAAAGCTCTATCTCGCCCCTCTCCAGCTTCTGCACCAGTTCATCGCGGTTTTCCACCCACCCCTCGAAGATGGCGGCACCTTCAATGGCGCGCTGCTGCGGATCGCACATGGTCTCGAAGGCGATAGGAGGACCGGAGTGCAGAAGGTGATTGGGCTTCATCCCCGGGATCACGTCGATGGCGCGCTCCACGTCGATCCACAGGGGACGCGCGTCGATCATGCGCTGCACCGTTTCGCGGTTCGCCTTATCCACCTCGGGGCCGCGTAACCTGATCAGGGCCTCGACCAACTCCTGGTCGCCACCTGCGGGGGGGCGCCAGTCCACTTGCACGACCGGCACGGATTGGCTCTTGAGATCCTGGCAGAACCCCTCCAGGCCAAGGTTAATGACATTGACACTTTGCTGTAGAATGCTCATGGTCCTCCACCCTAACTTTCGTTGTTTTTTCACCGTCGACCGAGTGCCGCACCGTTGCTGGCTCACGGCCGAGAAGATGCTCCATCACCTGATGCTTCACTCCTACCAACATGATGGGATGCCCCAAGGGAAACCACCCCAGTCTCTTGAAAAACCTTACGTTCTGGATTTGCACCGTCGCCAGGAAGCGGTCCGCCTCCGGGTGGCAGGACATCACCTCGACCGCTTTGCGCACCAGCATCGCCCCGATGTTGTAGATCCGGTACTCGGGGAGCACCGCAAGCCTGCCGCCATACCAAAGCGTGCCGCTCTTACGGTAGCAGCGCACCGCTCCCACCACCCGCTCGTTCATGATAGCGACCAGTGGGATCGCGTCCCCGTCGTGGTCGTCGAGGTCCGTTACGCTGTAGATCTCCTGCTCGTTTACGAAAACCTCCTTGCGGACCTGAAAGTAGCCTGAAAGCTTCCAGGAGGAGTTGGCGACTTCGATACGGAAGGACGGTTCCGAATGCATTCCGGCTGCGGCAGGATCTGTTGTGCGAGTATTTCCCATATTGCCCCCTACTCGATCATCTGAAGGATGGAGCATGCCTTGCACTTGGCGCATCCGGCTGCGCATCCGTCGGCGCTCATATCCTTTTCTTTAAGCATCTGGGCCACTGCGAGGTACATGCGCTGTAGGTACTCCGCGTCGGGGGGCTTCACCTTGGCCATGTAGGTGTTGTCCACCGGTCGCAAGGGGACCAGGAAAGGGTAGACCCCTATCTCCACGGCCTTTCGGCACTGTTCGAGGGTGAGCGCCTCATCCTCGCCAAGCCCGAGGATCACATAGGTGCTCACGCGGTTGCGGCCGAAGACGGCCACGGCGTCCTCGAAGGCCTTGAAGTAAGCCGCTTCGCTGATGGTGGACTTCCCCGGCGTACAGCGTCTGCGCACGACGGGGTCGAAACTCTCGATATGAATCCCCACGTCATCGACGCCGAGGGACTTCAGGTAGTCGTAGATCGCCGGGTCCTCCGGCGGCTCAAACTGGATCTGGACAGGCAGCCCCGAGGCCTCTTTGACCGCAGCCGCACATTGTCCGAGATACCTGACGCCGTCGCTCACCGGTTCGGTGGTACCCGATGTAAGTGTCACGTGGGTCACGCCGTCCAGGTCCCGCGCGGCAACCGCGGCCTCCGCCAGTTGCTGCGGTGTTTTGGTGTGAATCGTACCCCCTGCCTCCAGAGAAGTGCCGATGCTGCAGAAGCGGCAACGCATCCGGGTATCGTTGTAGCGGACGCATTCTTGGATGACGGTCGAGGCTAGGCAGTCGCTGCCGTGCAGCCGCGCAATCTTGCGAAAGGGGATTCCGTCGCTACTGGAACGCTCGTAGAAGCGGGGCTGCGCCACCTCCTGCGCAGTCTCGATTACTTGGCCATCTTTCTTAATGACGAATCCATCGCCGCACGCTTCGAAAGTGAACCGTGATTCCCGTACGGCGCTGTTGAGCGTCGGCACCATCAGTGCGTGATCACCGAATTTGAAGGTCTTCGCACCACTTGGGCCGGCTCCTCCCTTGCGCCCCATCTCCTCACACGTTCCAACGGCACCAAAGCTCTGTAGCTCGATCAGGTCCCGCAATCTTTCTGCCATCGCCTCGTTTTTCATGTTCTCCATCCTGAGCCTGTCCGCCCTCGCCTGGTAATCATCCCGTCCATGCGACCAGTTGCCGCCGCATGGACGGGACCCGTATATGCCCTGCCAGGTGTTACCTCACCCCGTACAGGTTTTCTGCGTTCTGCCAGAAGATGTTGTTCTTCAGCTCCTCCGAGATCTCGGCGCCCTCGATCTTGTAGAACTCGCTCCAGAAATCGCTCCAGGGCTCGTCAGAGCTGAACATGACGCGGTCGTGGCCGAGCCCCTGCTTCTCGATCTCGTCCAGCAGGTAACGTACGCCGAAGCCTACCGCCCACGAGGTGTCGGTGTAGACTTGGTACCCTTCGCGAATGAGGTTGAAGAATTCGGGCACGAACTTTATATGCCCCGAAACTCCGCCGCCGGCGTGAACGGCGTGAACCTTCACACGCTTTCCGAATGCGCGAATGAACTTGATGCAGTTGCTTATGTCCGATCCGCCGCCCGGGCTCGTGTGCAGGTGCAGCACGTGGTCGTGCTTCTCGGCGGTCTCGATGACCTTAGCCCACATCCCGGCTGTCTCCTCGTCCCACTCCTCCGGGTTCCAAGTGCCACCAAGAAGACAGGTCGCCTTCAGCACCTTGACGCCCGGCTCGCCGGCCAGGGTCATCGCGTTCAGGGTCGCCTCCTTCATCTTGGCCATCGGCGAGAACCAGACCCCACCTAGGATGCGCTTGTCTTCCTTAGCACAGGCGTCCAGCACGACCGAGTTGAGGCCGAAGGGCTGGCTCGGGTCAGGAATGCCGTAGTTCGACATGACGATGGCGCGGTCGACGCCGATGAGGTCCATCTGCCTGACCTTGGACTCGCGGTCCGGGTCTTGGAACACGGTGGGGTCGAGCGGAGCAGGCGCACCGTAGTAGGGGTACGGCTTCATTTCACCTATGTGGTTGTGGACGTCGAAAACCTTCCTTCCGGTCTTCAACCCTTTTTTCCAGCGGTCCATAACATCCTCCTTTTGATGGAAGTTGGCGCGGCGCCGACGGCTGCCGGAGCCGCGCGACAGGATCTACACGGTCCAGGTCTGGATAATCAACGCACCGGACCTCTGGTGCTCGATGAGGCAGTCCAGGACGTCCAGCTGGTGAATGATCTCGACACCCTCGATCATGTCTTCTTCCCTGTGCCCATAGAGTGCAGCCATAGCGAAGCGGCAAGCCAGAACGCGCCCACCTTCCTTAAGGATGGTCTTGATCTGGTTGTTGATTGCCTGGTTCCCCGGGAAGGCGTCATCGCCAACATTCGGGTAGCCGCGGGTCTCCGCTGCCATCAAGACGCCCGGTCCGTACAGGAGCAGCGTGACTTTGTACCCCTTGCGTACCAAGCGGGTACAGGTCAGCAGGTTGATCAGCCCGACCGACCCCTCGAACGGTACGGTGTG
Encoded here:
- a CDS encoding MSMEG_0567/Sll0786 family nitrogen starvation N-acetyltransferase, with product MHSEPSFRIEVANSSWKLSGYFQVRKEVFVNEQEIYSVTDLDDHDGDAIPLVAIMNERVVGAVRCYRKSGTLWYGGRLAVLPEYRIYNIGAMLVRKAVEVMSCHPEADRFLATVQIQNVRFFKRLGWFPLGHPIMLVGVKHQVMEHLLGREPATVRHSVDGEKTTKVRVEDHEHSTAKCQCH
- a CDS encoding MSMEG_0568 family radical SAM protein is translated as MKNEAMAERLRDLIELQSFGAVGTCEEMGRKGGAGPSGAKTFKFGDHALMVPTLNSAVRESRFTFEACGDGFVIKKDGQVIETAQEVAQPRFYERSSSDGIPFRKIARLHGSDCLASTVIQECVRYNDTRMRCRFCSIGTSLEAGGTIHTKTPQQLAEAAVAARDLDGVTHVTLTSGTTEPVSDGVRYLGQCAAAVKEASGLPVQIQFEPPEDPAIYDYLKSLGVDDVGIHIESFDPVVRRRCTPGKSTISEAAYFKAFEDAVAVFGRNRVSTYVILGLGEDEALTLEQCRKAVEIGVYPFLVPLRPVDNTYMAKVKPPDAEYLQRMYLAVAQMLKEKDMSADGCAAGCAKCKACSILQMIE
- a CDS encoding amidohydrolase family protein, with protein sequence MDRWKKGLKTGRKVFDVHNHIGEMKPYPYYGAPAPLDPTVFQDPDRESKVRQMDLIGVDRAIVMSNYGIPDPSQPFGLNSVVLDACAKEDKRILGGVWFSPMAKMKEATLNAMTLAGEPGVKVLKATCLLGGTWNPEEWDEETAGMWAKVIETAEKHDHVLHLHTSPGGGSDISNCIKFIRAFGKRVKVHAVHAGGGVSGHIKFVPEFFNLIREGYQVYTDTSWAVGFGVRYLLDEIEKQGLGHDRVMFSSDEPWSDFWSEFYKIEGAEISEELKNNIFWQNAENLYGVR
- a CDS encoding MSMEG_0572/Sll0783 family nitrogen starvation response protein → MARVKIQRPQPGDAIVNDNPKMYEDYKAREGDKALITMHTVPFEGSVGLINLLTCTRLVRKGYKVTLLLYGPGVLMAAETRGYPNVGDDAFPGNQAINNQIKTILKEGGRVLACRFAMAALYGHREEDMIEGVEIIHQLDVLDCLIEHQRSGALIIQTWTV